A single genomic interval of Acidobacteriota bacterium harbors:
- a CDS encoding DMT family transporter, with translation MTDHRRPTLELMAGALILSFAPICVKLVHTGPTVTAFYRMLFGGVMLLAAAAAARQRIWHGPAPALLAVAAGLAFAVDLAVWHRSIRLVGPGLATLLGNFQVFLVAAYGMLVLKERLGPRHRAAIAMGLGGIGLIVGPRWQTLGPDYRWGVILGLITAGCYAAYLVILRAAQAHPRALTPLASLSVVSLSSAAFCGAGGWLQGEHFTIADGTTWSGLLVYALLGQVLAWVVIARALPKVTATLAGLILLLQPLLSFLWDVLFFSRLTGPLEWLGLGVALAGIYLGAAPQRLSGDDQSPAPPEAAAGRSA, from the coding sequence ATGACCGACCACCGCCGTCCCACGCTGGAACTCATGGCCGGTGCGCTCATCCTGAGTTTCGCGCCCATCTGCGTGAAGCTGGTACACACCGGCCCGACGGTGACCGCCTTCTACCGCATGTTGTTCGGCGGCGTCATGCTCCTGGCCGCTGCAGCCGCGGCGCGGCAGCGCATCTGGCACGGGCCCGCGCCGGCGCTGCTGGCGGTCGCCGCCGGCCTGGCGTTCGCTGTGGACCTGGCCGTATGGCATCGGAGCATCCGCCTCGTGGGACCCGGCCTGGCCACACTGCTCGGCAACTTCCAGGTGTTCCTCGTCGCCGCCTACGGCATGCTGGTCCTGAAGGAGCGCCTGGGGCCGCGCCACCGCGCGGCCATCGCCATGGGTCTAGGCGGCATCGGTCTCATCGTGGGACCGCGCTGGCAGACCCTCGGCCCCGACTACCGCTGGGGCGTCATCCTGGGACTGATCACCGCGGGTTGCTACGCCGCCTACCTGGTGATCCTGCGCGCGGCCCAGGCGCACCCCCGGGCGCTGACGCCGCTGGCCAGCCTGAGCGTGGTGTCCCTGTCGTCGGCGGCATTTTGCGGCGCCGGCGGCTGGCTGCAGGGCGAGCACTTCACGATCGCCGACGGAACCACGTGGTCCGGCCTGCTGGTCTATGCGCTGCTGGGCCAGGTGCTGGCCTGGGTGGTCATCGCGCGCGCGCTGCCCAAGGTGACCGCGACGCTCGCCGGCCTGATCCTGCTGTTGCAGCCTCTCCTGTCGTTTTTGTGGGACGTCCTCTTCTTCAGCCGCCTCACCGGTCCGCTGGAGTGGCTGGGCCTGGGCGTGGCACTCGCCGGGATCTATCTTGGCGCGGCACCGCAGCGCCTGTCCGGCGACGACCAGTCGCCGGCCCCGCCCGAGGCGGCCGCCGGTCGATCCGCCTGA
- a CDS encoding fumarylacetoacetate hydrolase family protein, with translation MRLVSYAASHGPAVGVVRGDAVIPVPGTDMLALIAAGPSGLARARQADGPPLPLAGLMLLAPIPAPRRNIFCVGLNYLEHAREGARARGRELRLPERPQFFTKATTAVNGPYGDIPLDPRVTAQLDWEVELAVVIGRRGKNIPKAAAMDHVFGYTVLNDISARDVQSGHGGQFFKGKSLDGACPMGPWIVTADELTDPHRLRLTSRVNGAVKQDASTVEFIFDIPTLIEWLSLGLTLLPGDVIATGTPSGVGFARTPPEFLQPGDVVECAVEGIGGIRNRIVSA, from the coding sequence ATGCGACTCGTCTCTTACGCCGCTTCCCACGGCCCGGCCGTCGGTGTGGTCCGCGGCGACGCCGTGATCCCCGTGCCCGGCACGGACATGCTCGCCCTGATTGCGGCGGGTCCGTCCGGCCTGGCCCGCGCCCGTCAAGCCGACGGCCCGCCGCTGCCGCTGGCCGGGCTGATGCTGCTGGCGCCCATCCCGGCGCCGCGGCGCAACATCTTCTGCGTGGGCCTCAACTACCTCGAGCACGCCCGCGAAGGGGCGCGGGCCCGCGGCCGCGAGTTGCGGCTGCCGGAGCGCCCCCAGTTCTTCACCAAGGCGACCACGGCGGTCAACGGGCCGTACGGCGACATTCCCCTCGACCCACGGGTCACCGCGCAGCTGGACTGGGAAGTGGAGCTGGCGGTGGTGATCGGCCGGAGGGGCAAAAACATCCCGAAGGCCGCCGCCATGGACCATGTCTTCGGCTACACGGTGCTCAACGATATCTCCGCCCGGGACGTCCAGTCGGGCCACGGCGGGCAATTCTTCAAGGGCAAGAGCCTGGACGGCGCCTGCCCCATGGGACCCTGGATCGTCACCGCCGATGAGCTGACCGATCCGCATCGCCTCCGCCTCACCAGCCGGGTCAACGGCGCCGTCAAGCAGGATGCCTCCACCGTCGAGTTCATCTTCGATATCCCCACCCTGATCGAGTGGCTGTCGCTGGGCCTGACGCTGCTGCCGGGCGACGTGATCGCCACCGGTACGCCCAGTGGCGTGGGCTTCGCCCGCACCCCACCCGAGTTCCTCCAGCCGGGTGACGTGGTGGAATGCGCCGTTGAGGGGATCGGCGGCATCCGCAACCGGATCGTGTCCGCCTGA